Proteins from one Rubripirellula tenax genomic window:
- a CDS encoding AsmA family protein, protein MNFFNSLRNLARLFAIFFAVSLTAAFAQDGASDEKDDGIRRWTTRWSFQDVDVDSLLSRLESIGIQIPIQAGGDVSVDFQVGVPLTQFTDAAAYRLAGRISAKRLVLENLLLEEFSANVDYRDGVFTLDKIDGRWIDGKSAESSRDATPGSKASGRLSGQSTLALVPRGDASVRLNMDGLSIGPLHDLVSAATGDDDRPEVAGSVTGQIDLRMRVDSLADVATWNGKADLKIQNLTVGDSLPLTIVTGPMVVRDSIVQALLIKVTSPAAKDVRWDIAGQLELTGRQRFQFQMRGNDVPLQTLSALAAQGSSSVPPRMAEGKLDLDLAGQGEWASDDWRIKGRIGSPQLKLFQQDFGMLEHRVEIDPKQFALTPIHQDIPSATMLIRQVEMDYEISADEIVVRDLSASIFGGQVRGSATLATAESGQYEVALNWQNIRPRIAASALLPFDVLTATSQIEATTSGRIEWAVPVDEINLVSKHRGVAMVSVNDIRVGKAEVGEVELNLSAGEGSIKLDGTGKLFGGSLSVDTVSPVEDQETWSTWLRRLPLGQIRVETARLDRLVPVIRPREQRRYRGTVSASVINRKEDANLSAEFIVSDFAIDGRSISRGMSADVTWSEQSIVVRRASGTYAGGRMFASGRWSVAPGGTRSLQFHFSGVDAMAAVLPLSETISQRVAGTVSGDLSLSGDGDYRIRGSVRAHDSSLFSVSTGTVDAGLTARISDDARAWNLRLSSIRGDLASGQIFGDAEFSSTGGSIPSFDMDSRFRVRRVDFGELISQLGTSTQIAHGRISGEVSLRGRRIQSVSDLSGQFAAELGATQASAVPGLLKANRFLGALSLVGTKFDRGELNGTIGRGAFNIDEFWLRGDRVRVFAEGRVSIADLRMDIEAVLATGYLQADEAKIVALAAQLALQAAIPVGLILELNRLFSNRTLYLGVTGPLSDPSVRLNPVETLRAAAGRFLVREAMVLLTAGGRVSQ, encoded by the coding sequence ATGAATTTTTTCAATTCGCTTCGCAACCTGGCTCGTTTATTCGCCATCTTTTTCGCAGTTTCGCTCACGGCCGCTTTCGCGCAAGACGGGGCGTCGGATGAAAAGGACGACGGCATACGCCGCTGGACCACGAGGTGGTCGTTCCAAGACGTCGACGTCGACAGTTTGTTGTCACGTTTGGAATCGATCGGTATTCAGATCCCGATCCAAGCAGGCGGCGACGTGTCGGTTGATTTTCAAGTCGGCGTCCCGCTGACCCAATTCACTGATGCGGCCGCTTACCGACTGGCCGGGCGGATCTCTGCCAAGCGTCTGGTTTTAGAAAATCTTTTGTTAGAAGAATTTTCCGCCAACGTGGATTACCGCGACGGCGTGTTCACGCTGGATAAAATCGACGGCCGCTGGATCGACGGAAAATCGGCTGAATCTTCGCGAGACGCAACACCTGGATCAAAAGCATCGGGTCGACTATCGGGCCAGTCGACACTCGCGCTTGTCCCACGAGGCGACGCTTCGGTCCGCTTGAACATGGACGGTCTTTCAATCGGTCCGCTTCATGACTTGGTCAGCGCGGCGACCGGCGATGACGACCGCCCCGAAGTTGCGGGCAGCGTGACGGGCCAAATTGACTTGAGAATGCGGGTCGATTCGCTCGCCGACGTCGCGACGTGGAATGGGAAAGCAGATTTGAAAATCCAAAATTTGACAGTGGGTGATTCGCTGCCCCTGACGATCGTCACGGGCCCCATGGTGGTTCGTGACTCCATCGTGCAAGCCCTTTTGATAAAGGTGACGTCGCCCGCCGCCAAGGACGTTCGATGGGACATCGCCGGACAACTTGAGTTGACCGGACGACAACGTTTTCAGTTTCAAATGCGTGGCAATGATGTGCCGCTGCAAACCTTGTCAGCGCTGGCAGCGCAGGGGTCATCGTCGGTCCCGCCGCGAATGGCGGAAGGCAAGTTGGATCTCGATCTGGCGGGCCAAGGTGAATGGGCATCCGACGATTGGCGCATCAAGGGGCGAATCGGTTCACCGCAATTGAAACTGTTTCAGCAAGATTTCGGGATGCTAGAACATCGCGTCGAAATCGATCCGAAGCAGTTCGCGCTGACGCCGATTCACCAAGACATTCCCTCCGCCACGATGCTGATCCGGCAGGTCGAGATGGACTACGAAATCTCCGCAGACGAGATCGTCGTCCGGGACCTATCGGCAAGCATTTTCGGTGGCCAGGTCCGCGGTTCTGCGACGCTGGCGACGGCCGAGTCGGGGCAGTATGAGGTCGCCTTAAACTGGCAAAACATTCGACCGCGAATCGCGGCGTCCGCGTTGTTGCCGTTCGATGTCTTAACCGCAACCAGCCAGATCGAGGCGACCACCTCGGGGCGAATCGAATGGGCCGTTCCGGTAGATGAAATCAACTTGGTTTCCAAACATCGCGGCGTGGCCATGGTTTCGGTTAACGATATCCGAGTCGGAAAAGCCGAAGTCGGCGAAGTCGAACTGAACCTCTCCGCCGGCGAAGGATCGATCAAACTTGATGGGACTGGCAAACTGTTCGGCGGAAGTCTTTCGGTCGACACCGTTTCACCCGTCGAAGATCAAGAGACATGGTCGACGTGGCTTCGCAGATTGCCCCTCGGACAGATCCGCGTCGAGACGGCGCGGCTGGATCGACTGGTACCCGTCATCCGCCCGCGTGAACAGCGACGCTATCGCGGCACGGTATCGGCGAGCGTGATCAACCGAAAAGAAGACGCAAATTTGTCAGCCGAGTTCATCGTTTCGGATTTTGCGATCGATGGCAGAAGCATTTCCCGCGGCATGTCGGCCGACGTCACGTGGTCCGAACAATCGATCGTCGTACGGCGAGCCAGCGGTACGTATGCCGGCGGGCGGATGTTTGCCAGCGGGCGTTGGTCCGTCGCACCTGGGGGAACGCGAAGTCTTCAGTTTCATTTTTCCGGTGTCGATGCGATGGCCGCCGTGCTGCCGCTATCCGAAACCATTTCGCAGCGCGTGGCGGGAACCGTTTCGGGCGACTTGAGTTTGTCGGGCGATGGTGACTATAGAATCCGAGGGTCTGTCCGCGCTCACGACAGTTCCTTGTTTTCGGTGTCTACGGGAACTGTCGATGCGGGGCTAACGGCAAGAATCAGCGACGACGCCCGCGCCTGGAATTTGCGACTCAGTTCGATACGCGGCGACCTTGCCAGTGGCCAAATTTTCGGAGACGCAGAGTTTTCATCGACCGGCGGATCGATCCCGTCGTTTGATATGGACAGCCGGTTCCGCGTCCGACGTGTCGATTTTGGGGAATTGATATCCCAGCTGGGCACTTCGACTCAGATAGCACACGGACGGATCAGCGGCGAAGTCTCATTGCGTGGCCGACGCATCCAAAGCGTTTCCGATTTGAGCGGTCAATTCGCGGCGGAATTGGGGGCGACACAAGCATCCGCCGTGCCCGGTTTGTTGAAGGCGAATCGGTTTCTCGGCGCACTTTCCTTGGTCGGAACGAAATTCGACCGAGGCGAACTGAACGGCACGATCGGGCGGGGTGCATTCAACATCGACGAGTTTTGGTTGCGCGGCGATCGTGTCCGCGTGTTTGCGGAAGGTCGCGTAAGCATTGCCGATTTGCGGATGGACATCGAAGCCGTGTTGGCAACGGGATACCTGCAAGCTGACGAAGCAAAGATCGTTGCCTTGGCCGCACAGCTTGCGTTGCAGGCGGCCATTCCCGTGGGGCTGATTCTGGAACTGAATCGGCTCTTCAGCAATCGCACATTGTACCTCGGTGTGACGGGGCCGCTGAGTGATCCGAGCGTGCGGTTGAATCCGGTCGAAACGCTGCGTGCTGCGGCCGGCCGTTTCCTGGTCCGCGAAGCGATGGTTTTGTTGACTGCCGGCGGCCGCGTCAGCCAATAA
- a CDS encoding multiheme c-type cytochrome: MTRLVIILVLAMACMPHPTLRADDDLLLGPAASEDLLSDDLLGDDLLGGDDLLGDDLLGQGLDGDADADPLAGMGSTKPIDPPDKTAPDPHEALWTENCYPSAESCRACHPGQYEQWRASGHAYASVSPMFQRFEQAMIDYTRGTVGSFCMRCHSPVGTQLKLSRAASVLDAPPVVREGVTCIACHRVREHYGRSNGDRRIEPGDIHAPVGGSSGGHGLASALAKADELKLKTQHGQKGPGQDIHGSSFFFEPLTNSDVCVSCHQVAVHPGIWLEVVHSQYRHGPAAAKGISCQDCHMGAVPGKPTGYDYGHAAMLSDKPYGEPRKLSNHMMWGPGYSIAHPGIFPHNPKAKNFSPRDWLAFDHEAGWGTDAFEKTVGAHHAFPKPWDTADDRRDGRKVIDANLAKVQEKRGAAVMTMEAGLKVDGPKFHDSPRAGRGMTISYRVSNVSEGHNLPTGSLGAQPQLWLNAVLIDPDGRRVWESGYLDRNADLADMHSVEVAKHRIPRDKDLFNLQTKFLINNVRGTDREAALPLNFSLDQLAFLRPGAVPVSVLNHPPLIRMEAHSIAPLDHRTAKYHIPASAMRKPGTYRLSVRMRSRTEPMYFMRQINSTPDMIRRMNENMLDLCNSSHTFLVR; encoded by the coding sequence ATGACACGATTGGTGATCATCCTAGTTCTGGCGATGGCTTGCATGCCACATCCGACGCTAAGGGCGGACGATGACCTGCTGCTCGGTCCAGCCGCCAGCGAAGATTTGCTCAGCGACGATTTGCTTGGTGACGACCTGCTCGGTGGCGACGACTTGTTGGGCGACGACTTACTTGGGCAAGGGTTGGACGGCGACGCAGATGCGGATCCGCTGGCGGGGATGGGGTCGACGAAACCGATCGATCCGCCGGACAAGACGGCGCCTGATCCTCACGAGGCCCTGTGGACCGAGAACTGTTATCCGTCGGCCGAGTCGTGTCGCGCCTGTCACCCCGGTCAATACGAACAGTGGCGTGCCAGCGGACATGCCTATGCGTCGGTGTCGCCGATGTTCCAACGATTCGAACAAGCGATGATCGACTACACGCGTGGCACCGTTGGATCGTTTTGCATGCGATGCCATTCACCGGTGGGAACGCAGTTGAAGCTTTCGCGCGCCGCTAGCGTGCTGGATGCTCCACCGGTCGTCCGCGAAGGCGTTACGTGCATCGCCTGCCACCGCGTCCGCGAACATTACGGCCGCAGCAACGGGGATCGCCGTATCGAACCGGGCGACATCCACGCTCCGGTCGGCGGTTCGTCCGGTGGTCACGGATTGGCCAGCGCGCTCGCCAAGGCCGACGAACTGAAACTGAAGACTCAGCACGGCCAGAAAGGGCCTGGCCAAGACATCCACGGGTCAAGTTTCTTCTTTGAACCACTGACCAATAGCGATGTTTGTGTTTCGTGCCACCAAGTTGCCGTGCACCCGGGCATTTGGTTGGAAGTCGTGCATTCGCAATACCGCCACGGTCCGGCGGCGGCCAAAGGCATCTCTTGCCAAGACTGTCACATGGGTGCCGTTCCGGGCAAGCCGACCGGTTACGACTATGGCCACGCAGCAATGCTTAGCGACAAACCGTACGGCGAGCCGCGCAAGCTATCCAACCACATGATGTGGGGCCCCGGATACTCCATCGCGCACCCCGGAATCTTCCCGCACAATCCGAAAGCAAAAAACTTCAGCCCGCGTGATTGGTTAGCGTTCGATCACGAAGCAGGCTGGGGCACCGACGCGTTCGAAAAAACGGTGGGCGCCCATCATGCCTTTCCCAAGCCTTGGGACACCGCTGATGATCGTCGTGACGGCCGCAAGGTGATCGATGCCAACTTGGCAAAAGTTCAAGAGAAACGCGGTGCTGCGGTGATGACGATGGAAGCGGGTTTGAAAGTCGACGGACCCAAATTCCACGATTCGCCTCGCGCCGGTCGCGGCATGACAATCAGCTACCGCGTCAGCAACGTCAGCGAAGGGCACAACTTGCCGACCGGATCATTGGGCGCGCAGCCACAACTCTGGCTCAACGCCGTGTTGATTGATCCGGACGGTCGCCGCGTCTGGGAAAGTGGCTACCTGGATCGCAATGCCGACTTGGCCGACATGCACTCGGTCGAAGTCGCCAAGCATCGCATCCCGCGAGACAAAGATTTGTTCAACTTGCAAACCAAATTTTTGATCAACAACGTTCGCGGAACCGATCGCGAGGCGGCGTTGCCGCTGAACTTCAGCCTTGACCAACTTGCGTTTCTGCGTCCCGGCGCGGTTCCCGTCAGCGTACTGAATCATCCGCCGCTGATCCGAATGGAGGCACACTCGATCGCGCCACTCGACCATCGAACGGCGAAGTACCACATTCCGGCATCCGCGATGCGAAAGCCGGGCACCTATCGATTGAGCGTTCGGATGCGTAGCCGCACCGAGCCGATGTATTTCATGCGTCAAATCAACTCGACGCCCGACATGATTCGCCGCATGAATGAAAATATGCTCGATCTATGCAACAGCAGCCACACGTTCTTGGTGAGGTAA
- a CDS encoding ion transporter: protein MKRDVQRPADPGWRREWHDIIFEADSPAGRWFDIGLLVAILASIVLVAMETVPEYAAWQDQFVLCERILAGLFTIEYVMRLMTVRRPIKYAISFWGIIDVLSFLPTFIMPLMGASSASFVTLRAIRLLRVFRVLKLWRMMDDADELASAVWRSRNKIIVFLSVVLVAVTISGTLMYHIEHLDGAEGSGQFTSIPQAMYWAIVTMTTVGYGDIVPKTTLGKFISAALILLGYSLIIVPSTFVSAEIIQQTQTPDEPPCPHCAAVGQPVDAKYCYRCGDLLHV, encoded by the coding sequence ATGAAACGCGACGTCCAACGACCGGCCGATCCGGGTTGGCGGCGTGAATGGCATGACATCATTTTCGAGGCCGATTCGCCGGCCGGCCGATGGTTTGACATTGGGTTGTTGGTCGCGATCTTGGCCAGCATCGTTTTGGTCGCCATGGAAACGGTCCCCGAATACGCCGCTTGGCAGGATCAGTTCGTGCTGTGCGAACGTATTCTGGCGGGGCTGTTCACGATCGAATATGTGATGCGATTGATGACGGTCCGCCGTCCGATCAAGTATGCGATCAGTTTTTGGGGCATCATCGACGTTCTTAGTTTTCTACCAACGTTCATCATGCCACTGATGGGCGCTTCGTCGGCATCGTTTGTAACCTTGCGTGCGATCCGTTTGCTTCGCGTATTTCGTGTTTTGAAGTTGTGGCGGATGATGGACGACGCCGACGAGTTGGCGTCGGCGGTTTGGCGTTCGCGAAACAAAATTATCGTCTTCCTGTCGGTCGTCTTGGTCGCCGTCACGATCAGCGGAACGCTGATGTATCACATCGAACATCTTGATGGTGCCGAAGGCAGCGGACAATTCACGTCGATTCCGCAAGCGATGTACTGGGCCATCGTCACGATGACGACCGTCGGCTACGGCGACATCGTTCCCAAGACGACGCTGGGGAAATTCATCTCGGCTGCTTTGATTTTGTTGGGCTATAGCTTGATCATCGTGCCGTCGACGTTCGTCAGCGCCGAAATCATCCAGCAAACGCAAACGCCCGACGAACCACCGTGCCCGCACTGCGCAGCCGTGGGCCAGCCCGTCGATGCGAAATACTGCTATCGATGTGGCGATCTGCTGCACGTTTGA
- a CDS encoding prenyltransferase/squalene oxidase repeat-containing protein — translation MATDPTAEPSNDPIVAIPVPSVEYEDTIEDEYVVPVGRFAFLKAAPAWLVSMMLHLLILLALGLITFTDPVKIVNVLTANSTSEEGPEIEEFTIEEVEPGEVAEMEEVSEPISELTEPMELSEPVEVTPMEMATPVMDMGDFAADMAPSMTSLQSLASMTSQPLGSRSEDMKKKLLRDYGGNESSEAAVTESLKWFSRHQMPNGAWTFSHNLACNGACGNPGDEARGRALSASTAMALLPFMGAGQTHVQGDFKNVVLRGLRFLVQSGKPGKNGGMQVLDLRTGGDMYSHGLAAIALCEAYAMTEDPELLGPAQAAINYIVAAQCRDGGWRYSFQDPRGGDTSVFGWQVMALKSGYMGHLSIPPATIQGSTLFLNRVQSNNGSIYGYDKPSTRVRSGTTAIGLLCRMYTGWDKTHPGIVEGVKNLTKIGVQKDDLYYNYYAAQVLRHYGGEEWDKYNVELRDWLVSQQSQTSGAKGSWYIKSKVHGMDEGGRLLQTSFATMILEVYYRHMPLYADAASEDDFPL, via the coding sequence ATGGCCACTGATCCGACTGCAGAACCATCCAACGATCCGATCGTGGCGATTCCAGTGCCCAGTGTGGAATACGAGGACACGATCGAAGACGAGTACGTTGTCCCGGTGGGTCGTTTTGCGTTCTTGAAGGCCGCGCCGGCGTGGCTGGTCAGCATGATGTTGCATTTGCTGATTCTATTGGCACTGGGTTTGATCACGTTCACCGATCCCGTCAAGATCGTCAACGTTTTGACCGCCAACAGCACATCGGAAGAAGGCCCAGAGATCGAAGAGTTCACGATCGAAGAGGTCGAACCCGGCGAAGTTGCCGAGATGGAAGAAGTTTCGGAGCCGATCTCGGAACTGACCGAGCCGATGGAATTGAGCGAACCGGTCGAGGTTACGCCGATGGAAATGGCGACTCCGGTCATGGACATGGGTGATTTTGCCGCCGACATGGCGCCTTCGATGACCAGCTTGCAATCGCTCGCGTCGATGACCAGCCAACCGTTGGGTAGCCGCAGCGAAGACATGAAAAAGAAGTTGCTGCGTGACTACGGCGGCAACGAATCCAGCGAAGCGGCCGTGACCGAATCGCTGAAGTGGTTTTCGCGTCACCAGATGCCCAACGGAGCTTGGACGTTCTCGCACAACTTGGCCTGCAACGGAGCGTGCGGTAATCCCGGCGATGAAGCCCGTGGCAGGGCGTTATCGGCTTCGACGGCGATGGCACTTTTGCCGTTCATGGGTGCTGGACAAACGCATGTTCAAGGCGACTTTAAAAATGTCGTCCTTCGTGGATTGCGATTCTTGGTTCAAAGCGGCAAGCCGGGCAAGAACGGCGGCATGCAAGTGCTGGACCTGCGGACCGGCGGCGACATGTATTCCCACGGCTTAGCAGCGATCGCCTTGTGCGAAGCGTATGCGATGACCGAAGACCCTGAATTGCTGGGACCGGCCCAAGCCGCGATCAACTACATCGTTGCCGCCCAGTGCCGTGACGGCGGATGGCGATACAGTTTTCAAGATCCTCGCGGCGGCGACACGTCCGTCTTTGGTTGGCAAGTGATGGCGCTGAAGAGCGGTTACATGGGACACCTTTCGATTCCCCCGGCGACCATTCAAGGCTCAACGCTGTTTTTAAATCGTGTCCAATCGAACAACGGTTCGATCTATGGCTACGACAAACCGTCGACCAGAGTGCGATCGGGAACCACGGCGATCGGGTTGTTGTGCCGAATGTATACGGGTTGGGACAAGACGCATCCGGGCATCGTCGAAGGCGTCAAGAATTTGACGAAGATCGGCGTTCAAAAGGACGATCTGTACTACAACTATTACGCGGCTCAAGTCCTTCGGCACTACGGCGGCGAAGAATGGGACAAGTACAACGTCGAGCTTCGCGATTGGTTGGTTTCTCAACAATCACAAACGTCCGGTGCGAAGGGAAGCTGGTACATCAAGAGCAAAGTTCACGGCATGGACGAGGGCGGTCGCTTGTTGCAGACGTCGTTCGCGACCATGATTTTGGAAGTCTATTATCGGCACATGCCGCTTTACGCCGATGCCGCATCCGAAGACGACTTCCCGCTCTAA
- the aroB gene encoding 3-dehydroquinate synthase, translating into MVPSSQGPHVNTVDVLLGDRSYPIEITSDAADRFAETIIDQLGDLSHVLLIADESVDQAWGRPLAEKLAESATDRPIRVSATTVASGEPSKSVAEFERLLAWVLSEGGDRRSVIVAVGGGVIGDLAGFVAASFARGVRFVQIPTTLLAMVDSSVGGKTGINLPAAKNMVGAFWQPSLVLIDTAVLATLDDRSYLSGLAEVIKYGVIDDAEFFGYLESHAGDLVARDPESLRHAIGKSCQSKANVVGDDERETSGRRAILNYGHTFAHAIESTAGYGTFLHGEAVAIGMQMAARMAIDTGMCDRALWERQTRLIQACGLPTTWADAQPDAMLPVMMRDKKVAHGKLRFILPTRIGSVEMVGDVDESAVRDAIVKLKK; encoded by the coding sequence ATGGTACCGTCGTCGCAAGGCCCTCACGTCAACACGGTCGACGTTCTGTTGGGTGATCGAAGCTACCCGATCGAAATCACCAGTGATGCCGCAGACCGATTTGCCGAAACAATCATCGACCAACTGGGCGATCTGTCGCACGTGCTATTGATCGCCGATGAGTCGGTTGATCAGGCCTGGGGGCGTCCGCTGGCCGAAAAATTGGCCGAGTCCGCAACGGATCGGCCGATTCGCGTTTCCGCAACCACCGTCGCGTCGGGCGAACCCAGCAAATCGGTCGCCGAGTTCGAACGGTTGCTGGCCTGGGTGTTGTCCGAAGGCGGCGATCGGCGAAGCGTTATCGTCGCGGTGGGCGGCGGAGTGATCGGTGACTTGGCTGGTTTTGTGGCCGCGTCGTTCGCCCGTGGAGTCCGGTTCGTCCAGATCCCCACAACGCTGTTGGCGATGGTCGACAGCAGCGTGGGTGGCAAAACGGGCATCAACCTGCCGGCTGCCAAAAATATGGTCGGCGCGTTCTGGCAGCCCTCGCTCGTGTTGATCGACACGGCGGTTCTAGCCACGCTGGATGACCGCAGTTACTTGAGCGGGTTGGCCGAAGTCATCAAGTACGGCGTCATCGATGACGCCGAATTTTTCGGTTACCTCGAATCTCACGCCGGCGACTTGGTTGCTCGTGATCCCGAGTCGCTTCGACACGCGATCGGAAAAAGCTGCCAATCAAAAGCCAATGTCGTCGGGGACGACGAACGTGAAACCAGCGGCCGCCGCGCGATTCTTAACTATGGTCATACCTTTGCACACGCCATCGAATCGACGGCCGGGTATGGCACGTTCCTGCACGGCGAAGCGGTTGCGATCGGGATGCAGATGGCCGCTCGCATGGCGATCGATACGGGTATGTGTGATCGGGCGCTGTGGGAACGACAAACGCGATTGATTCAGGCCTGTGGATTGCCGACGACATGGGCCGATGCCCAACCCGATGCGATGTTGCCGGTCATGATGCGAGACAAGAAAGTCGCCCATGGAAAACTACGTTTCATCCTGCCAACACGCATCGGATCCGTCGAGATGGTGGGCGATGTCGACGAATCGGCGGTTCGCGACGCGATCGTGAAACTGAAAAAATGA
- a CDS encoding PEGA domain-containing protein, protein MLPTESRLPATIFVVAVLALPLVGCVRRRMTVRTSPPGATVSVDNQVIGTTPAATSFLYYGTRELRIEKDGYRTETIRRKIKPPWYQYPGIDFVAETLWPGELRDERIIDLEMVPKTVEPTDNVLDRADSLRNQSRAGVITAPP, encoded by the coding sequence ATGTTGCCGACCGAATCACGATTGCCAGCGACGATCTTTGTGGTCGCCGTCCTTGCACTGCCGCTTGTCGGCTGTGTCCGGCGTCGCATGACGGTCCGCACCAGTCCGCCGGGCGCGACCGTCTCCGTTGACAACCAAGTCATCGGGACAACCCCCGCGGCAACCAGCTTCCTCTATTATGGGACTCGAGAGCTCCGAATCGAAAAAGACGGTTACCGCACCGAAACGATCCGCCGTAAAATCAAGCCGCCGTGGTATCAGTATCCGGGAATCGATTTTGTTGCCGAGACGCTGTGGCCGGGCGAACTTCGTGACGAACGAATCATCGACCTTGAAATGGTACCCAAAACGGTTGAGCCGACCGATAATGTGCTCGATCGTGCCGATTCGCTTCGCAACCAGTCTCGTGCCGGCGTGATCACCGCTCCGCCCTAA
- a CDS encoding tRNA modification GTPase has translation MWDLDETIVAIASPTSPAVRGIVRMSGPDVAATLASMGIPSSGLNHTHRFTSRVDLGDPLGHLALDIMLWPDRRSYTGQPSAELHTVGSLPVLSRLTDVAVSCGARAARPGEFTMRAFLAGRLDLTQAEAVLGVIDAEGRGSLDHALRQLSGNLSRPLESMRSTLLDLLADVEAGLDFVDEDIEFVSDENLIARLEQIVAELAETARVMQQRGGGAARAKIALRGEPNAGKSQLLNCLTTSQTAIVADVAGTTRDVVSIDGFVGDRRVLWLDTAGIEAATDGVSQQSQDQATEAARHADVRLWCIDGSRSDYSDAVRRLRDEATTSGRTGVVDFFLATKCDLVDALTIDSNETLVCSAVTGDGIDGVIDAIRNALDGRDAEETGSVVGTAARCRQSLDRAQEAIVTAIELTRTRRGHEFVSAEMRLAAQCLGEVTGAVYTDDILDRVFGRFCIGK, from the coding sequence GTGTGGGACCTTGATGAAACGATCGTAGCGATCGCCTCGCCCACATCGCCCGCCGTTCGCGGAATCGTGCGAATGTCAGGGCCAGATGTCGCAGCAACGCTTGCGTCGATGGGCATCCCGTCGTCCGGTTTGAATCACACACATCGATTTACATCGCGTGTCGATCTTGGTGATCCGTTGGGCCACTTGGCATTGGACATCATGCTGTGGCCGGATCGCCGAAGCTATACCGGCCAGCCGTCGGCGGAATTGCACACGGTCGGTTCGTTGCCAGTGCTTTCGCGTTTGACGGATGTTGCGGTCTCCTGCGGCGCCAGGGCCGCAAGACCGGGCGAGTTCACGATGCGCGCTTTCTTGGCCGGTCGGTTGGATTTGACGCAGGCCGAAGCCGTACTTGGCGTCATCGATGCCGAAGGCCGCGGGTCGCTTGATCATGCGCTGCGTCAATTGTCGGGCAACCTTTCGCGTCCGCTCGAGTCGATGCGGTCGACACTCTTAGATCTGTTGGCCGATGTCGAAGCCGGGCTCGACTTCGTCGACGAAGACATCGAGTTTGTTAGCGACGAAAACCTGATCGCGCGTTTGGAACAGATCGTCGCCGAGTTGGCCGAAACGGCGCGTGTTATGCAACAACGCGGAGGCGGTGCGGCACGAGCAAAGATCGCGCTGCGAGGTGAACCGAACGCGGGCAAGAGCCAGTTATTGAACTGTTTAACGACGTCGCAAACGGCCATCGTCGCCGACGTGGCGGGGACGACTCGCGATGTCGTTTCGATCGACGGTTTCGTCGGCGACCGGCGTGTGCTGTGGCTGGATACGGCGGGCATCGAAGCGGCGACGGATGGTGTCTCGCAGCAATCGCAAGACCAGGCGACCGAGGCGGCTCGACACGCGGATGTTCGGTTGTGGTGCATCGACGGAAGTCGCAGCGATTATTCCGATGCCGTCCGGCGTTTGCGTGACGAAGCGACGACAAGCGGACGCACCGGAGTGGTGGATTTTTTCTTGGCGACGAAGTGCGATTTGGTCGATGCGTTGACAATAGATTCGAACGAGACGCTGGTTTGCAGTGCTGTGACGGGCGACGGCATCGATGGAGTGATCGACGCAATTCGGAATGCCTTGGACGGGCGTGATGCGGAAGAAACAGGTTCGGTGGTGGGAACCGCGGCCCGTTGCCGGCAATCGCTCGATCGGGCTCAAGAAGCGATCGTGACGGCCATCGAATTGACGCGAACCCGTCGGGGTCACGAGTTTGTATCCGCAGAGATGCGCTTGGCGGCGCAGTGTTTGGGCGAGGTCACCGGCGCGGTCTACACGGACGATATTTTGGACCGCGTGTTCGGTCGGTTCTGTATCGGCAAGTAG